One genomic region from Sorangium aterium encodes:
- a CDS encoding peptidylprolyl isomerase — MRSPPLRAVLVHALSACSPLALLCATACGTLATSPSWVGGGLAVSAPIRAAEEDAAIERERAVIASQPKQIGARHLLVMHEGSKSKPEGLRRTRAEAHARAQEALLKIRGGASFEEVVAEYSDEPGAAERGGDLGVFERGMMVKGFSDAAFALKIGEVSEIVETPFGFHIIKRTE; from the coding sequence ATGCGTAGCCCTCCTCTCCGCGCCGTGCTGGTCCACGCGCTCTCGGCGTGCTCTCCCCTCGCGCTCCTCTGCGCGACCGCCTGCGGGACGCTCGCCACCTCGCCCTCCTGGGTCGGCGGCGGCCTCGCGGTCTCCGCGCCGATCCGGGCAGCCGAGGAGGACGCCGCGATCGAGCGGGAGCGCGCCGTGATCGCGAGTCAGCCCAAGCAGATCGGCGCGCGGCATCTCCTCGTCATGCACGAGGGCTCGAAGAGCAAGCCCGAGGGCCTCCGCCGTACGCGCGCCGAGGCGCACGCGCGCGCGCAGGAGGCGCTCCTCAAGATCCGCGGCGGGGCGAGCTTCGAGGAGGTGGTCGCGGAGTACAGCGACGAGCCGGGCGCCGCCGAGCGCGGCGGGGATCTCGGGGTGTTCGAGCGCGGCATGATGGTGAAGGGCTTCTCCGACGCCGCCTTCGCGTTGAAGATCGGCGAGGTGAGCGAGATCGTCGAGACGCCGTTCGGCTTCCACATCATCAAGCGCACCGAGTAG